A single window of Colletes latitarsis isolate SP2378_abdomen chromosome 11, iyColLati1, whole genome shotgun sequence DNA harbors:
- the LOC143347625 gene encoding uncharacterized protein LOC143347625 isoform X2, whose product MAKLIVKPESQKKIKKKTKKKDGKKSLTPCINNSVTNLTPNTLILSGGKLMPLVTPMASNIIVNTQQQPANPIILSNTQQSQMIVMQPLTNRVQNSVVSICNQALINTVQKVTLNTVPNIRANMVVDSQNWASNVKNIVNATKIGGHKGILPKVKEVTKTTMTYKVPIPAVHKEKAEKPKEQPCKKDTEVKSKTNKNHAKNAKSQQLVETVDERNEKEKSEKIIEDENSPQKGSLKRPSSTEAESTDESADKKRKTIDNSESTVKLHPVPASKTDFAVTCKSIESLKHVIEKIGEDTNENEDKDHSVDQSNELESSTETNVECPAALCASSVSPEIVSDSLKMVDTVKSDNVQCETKKSQDTSISGTVSPVTFSEEDLKSGNEVVSVSSETEFGIPIENTLEKSNNDVDQPNSKSSLTEVEEAVQESAGSKKMKEVCNLGAEFDNLLPVTPKESEVVEGATNLENNKIILNLDTNTTTTLKSETNATVQTSDATTQSSSLLPVSIVEEESKLAKTLKDDAPKASLSYNAENSFVPIGNRADGLHSDLSNDIFASLQVPSSSHNSESISPTAAFLMAFPLVSSLNGKTEVLEEEMKEDFKYHSQTPPMLLQIGAMEPNSFKIKTSHSIAEKRLKVACEEKKSANPPVTETVSSEMIVSVECSPTAKALPKIVNDEPLREPYKIVQSVLPSLEKPTPSNSFSHTTYSVANVSTTASISTNTETRVNCQNQLATSLQNTIANTTTESIIASHIGTVSSPSKTDQTACPIQASTCDTSVRYTSSQDFLSSYSAVVENNLNSLQQNSTVCSNGTIQDVTPGLIQNVAPDVSQASLVSHLSSTTTTTNASLRLQSMQMDYTSQMKDKDSHGTLVDSNIVPNNRLNYSDHVDRVLPTSTQSMQQDYSIQSKDVSLPILSSQGMQTVYNSQPKDTHVLTTQQSNHQPYTIHEKDHIVQNSHNDYSVDQNKNLSRKNSISYSTVTSNANASNRNQSYSSKDSIPNSTETHFQRSYPKVNKDSDSSTGTIVDQDAKMNNVLRSKQQEPQNHRRDTNYTSTKKINVDPFAQTFSYGVKESMSTQAEQNVLNTNNIFQGKRENAQSYASYPNKDMKKINTNSSNNMSSKPLIQNVPVSRYSQQSTSFVVTSNYEPSSVSDNHAKSTTTVAHNSSNFSILSWTTLSPVGGSTNNNLVQFEQGPSQTDNTEEKTICENYNYVPLHKENANFSNVLANDVYSTNSTVANIDKSRMKSGMEPQKQSFVDPSKARNIQTNVPPSGKQSRMQNQSQPSSGTNDYKFSTENKNKSKYGMESEYIQNEYSGMDQQSQQQQQHGPKSHQSMPAKQDKTVYPMSTYDSQVNFDLPEVSTQMKYSVETYASSNFKYPDKSQQQNQNKYQSLVQGQIPSLQHDSVTYTNDGKHGQQQSATKSKGNQQQHAIRAPVNWMMTPEIKHNANIADIILPPIGKELEFCQNNLFAQTPSYNQGTPNQFYNNYDVAAHSFSNLPVLQGEPKRTSEVFYSEEQPFPWSPTKTGVHVEQTQSVKSIDQHIVPSSLPTLVGDLDLGTNIPEKQNFLFGQVPSRVPPDQSKDPTKDKEGNVTGRDFHTVLNNQTVQHPGAGSSFLSVSQLVEHEKAEKSHQQHHQQHHHHHHHHHHAHQHQQQQQQQQQQQARKHQRKSNTSPRGNSKRQMDIRKQTSSGNDQLHQRHEEQKSSGHTFSEQSYQQQQQQQQQQQQQQKYQQNNVHWRSRNCKSNYTAEALIGTNSSVHDTNQDKHASIKFTTNYPQNKFQTSLPTADTVMPINYFSNADDGSGYGQMVNQNFNSYTYSSNTNIYPTSNFITSISNTPTSYMMPLHDNTDYMEANAFLLSNVATSSTAASSTTSTVTTSTSNVNTNTKNHQHYGKHQNCDKRTYSTNAKKGKRKGLDGTMQNLEFPLSGVNSPLEDYHHSATFLPPPPPPHASPLYQNHPQANVYTKAVNGLPPPPSVAGPQGVPTVATAGFPMNPNMPRGGIVSSNPMTMSHHPSGTSLTNFNLSTIFPEMNDKITGYKPPNGIPPGLSQPPNQSTAYVQRTNYPTNPLCHLPQVSEGSQFVNSVPPPPPPPPPGVIHYKNV is encoded by the exons ATGGCAAAACTAATAGTG AAGCCGGAATCGcaaaaaaagattaaaaaaaaaacgaaaaagaagGACGGGAAAAAGTCTTTAACGCCTTGCATAAATAATTCTGTCACTAATTTGACTCCAAACACTCTCATACTGTCTGGTGGTAAATTAATGCCTTTGGTAACTCCCATGGCGTCGAACATAATTGTAAATACTCAGCAACAACCGGCAAATCCTATAATCCTCAGTAACACTCAGCAGAGTCAAATGATCGTCATGCAACCCTTAACGAATCGTGTCCAAAATTCTGTCGTCTCCATCTGCAATCAGGCTTTAATTAATACGGTACAAAAGGTCACGTTAAATACTGTACCTAATATCCGCGCAAATATGGTCGTGGATTCGCAAAATTGGGCATCTAACGTGAAAAACATAGTGAACGCGACGAAAATTGGCGGTCACAAAGGTATCTTGCCCAAGGTGAAAGAAGTCACGAAAACGACCATGACGTACAAAGTTCCTATTCCGGCGGTTCACAAagaaaaagcagaaaaaccaaAAGAGCAGCCGTGTAAAAAAGACACCGAGGTTAAGTCTAAAACGAATAAAaatcatgcgaagaatgctaaaaGTCAGCAGCTTGTGGAAACGGTGGACGAGAGGAACGAGAAAGAAAAAAGCGAGAAAATTATCGAGGATGAAAATTCGCCGCAAAAAGGATCGCTCAAGCGGCCGTCAAGCACAGAAGCTGAATCAACGGACGAATCTGCTGATAAGAAACGGAAGACAATCGATAATAGCGAAAGTACCGTCAAGTTGCATCCGGTACCTGCCTCGAAAACGGATTTCGCCGTGACTTGTAAATCTATCGaaagtttgaaacacgtaatagAAAAGATAGGCGAGGACACGAACGAGAACGAAGATAAAGATCATAGCGTGGATCAGTCCAATGAATTAGAATCCTCTACCGAAACAAACGTAGAATGTCCAGCTGCATTGTGCGCTTCTAGCGTCAGCCCCGAAATCGTTTCTGATTCTTTGAAGATGGTGGATACTGTAAAGTCGGATAATGTACAATgtgaaaccaagaaaagccagGACACGTCAATTTCAGGCACAGTTTCACCAGTTACTTTCTCGGAGGAGGATTTAAAATCTGGCAACGAAGTCGTATCAGTTTCGTCGGAAACCGAGTTTGGTATTCCTATAGAAAATACATTGGAAAAGTCAAACAACGACGTGGATCAACCGAATTCCAAGTCGTCTTTGACGGAAGTGGAAGAGGCTGTCCAAGAGTCCGCGGGATCGAAAAAAATGAAGGAAGTGTGTAATCTCGGCGCGGAGTTCGACAATTTGTTGCCAGTGACGCCCAAAGAATCAGAAGTCGTCGAGGGAGCAACGAATTTAGAAAACAATAAGATCATTCTAAATCTTGACACGAATACCACGACGACGTTGAAATCGGAAACGAACGCGACGGTGCAGACGTCCGACGCTACAACGCAGTCATCGTCGTTGCTTCCAGTTAGCATAGTCGAGGAGGAATCCAAGCTAGCCAAGACATTGAAGGACGACGCACCAAAAGCATCGTTGTCGTATAATGCAGAAAACTCATTTGTACCAATCGGTAACAGAGCCGACGGTCTTCACTCGGATCTCTCGAACGATATATTCGCGTCTCTTCAAGTTCCTTCCAGCTCGCACAATTCCGAGTCGATATCCCCAACTGCAGCTTTCCTAATGGCTTTCCCGCTGGTGTCGTCGTTAAACggtaaaaccgaggttctggaaGAGGAAATGAAGGAGGACTTCAAGTATCACAGTCAAACTCCACCTATGCTTCTGCAAATTGGAGCAATGGAGCCCAACAGTTTCAAGATAAAGACGTCTCATTCGATAGCAGAGAAACGTTTGAAGGTGGCGTGCGAGGAGAAGAAAAGTGCAAATCCGCCTGTAACCGAGACAGTAAGCTCGGAGATGATCGTTTCCGTGGAATGCAGCCCGACGGCGAAGGCCCTGCCTAAGATCGTGAACGACGAGCCTCTCAGAGAACCGTATAAGATAGTGCAAAGCGTGTTGCCCTCTTTGGAAAAGCCTACACCTTCGAACTCCTTCTCTCACACGACCTACTCAGTGGCTAACGTGTCGACCACCGCTTCGATCAGTACCAACACAGAAACAAGGGTAAATTGCCAGAACCAGCTCGCAACGAGTCTACAAAATACGATCGCCAATACCACTACCGAAAGCATCATCGCCTCTCACATTGGCACTGTCTCTAGCCCGAGTAAGACGGACCAGACCGCTTGTCCGATTCAAGCTTCGACTTGCGACACCAGTGTTCGCTACACCTCCTCCCAAGACTTTCTGTCGAGCTATTCGGCAGTCGTCGAGAACAATCTTAACAGTCTGCAACAAAATTCAACAGTCTGTAGCAACGGAACGATACAAGACGTGACTCCTGGATTGATACAGAATGTAGCGCCAGACGTGTCTCAAGCGTCTCTGGTTTCCCACTTATCCAGCACTACAACGACAACGAACGCCTCGTTGCGTTTGCAGTCCATGCAGATGGATTATACGTCCCAAATGAAGGACAAAGATTCTCATGGTACGCTAGTCGATTCCAACATTGTACCCAACAATCGTCTCAATTACAGCGACCACGTCGACAGAGTTCTTCCTACTTCGACTCAAAGCATGCAACAGGACTATTCTATACAATCCAAAGATGTATCTCTTCCTATTCTTTCTTCCCAAGGTATGCAAACCGTGTACAATTCACAGCCAAAAGACACCCATGTTCTAACTACGCAACAAAGCAATCACCAGCCTTACACGATACACGAAAAGGATCATATCGTTCAGAACTCCCATAACGACTACTCCGTGGATCAGAACAAAAATCTGTCTCGAAAGAACTCTATATCCTATTCTACTGTAACTAGTAACGCAAACGCGTCTAACAGGAATCAGAGTTATTCTTCGAAAGACTCGATACCCAATTCAACCGAGACTCATTTTCAGCGCAGCTACCCGAAGGTGAACAAGGATTCTGACTCTTCGACCGGCACCATCGTAGACCAGGATGCAAAGATGAATAATGTTTTGAGATCTAAACAGCAGGAACCGCAAAATCACAGACGCGATACGAATTATACTTCCACGAAGAAGATAAACGTTGATCCGTTCGCTCAGACATTTTCCTATGGAGTAAAAGAATCTATGAGCACGCAGGCTGAACAAAATGTGCTCAATACTAATAACATATTTCAAGGAAAACGAGAAAATGCGCAAAGTTACGCTTCTTATCCCAACAAGGATATGAAGAAAATTAACACCAATTCTTCGAATAATATGAGTAGCAAACCTTTGATTCAAAACGTGCCTGTTTCGCGTTACTCGCAGCAGTCGACGTCTTTCGTTGTCACGTCAAACTATGAGCCGAGTTCCGTGAGCGACAATCACGCAAAGTCCACGACCACCGTCGCTCACAATTCTTCCAACTTCAGCATTTTATCTTGGACTACTTTATCGCCTGTCGGCGGAAGTACTAACAACAATTTGGTACAGTTCGAGCAAGGACCGAGTCAAACGGACAACACGGAAGAGAAAACCATTTGCGAGAACTATAATTACGTTCCTCTGCACAAGGAAAACGCAAACTTCTCCAACGTATTGGCGAACGACGTTTATTCGACTAATTCGACCGTGGCTAACATCGACAAGTCGAGGATGAAATCTGGAATGGAACCACAGAAACAATCTTTCGTCGACCCGTCGAAAGCAAGAAATATTCAAACAAACGTACCTCCGTCTGGTAAACAGAGTCGCATGCAAAATCAAAGCCAGCCCTCGTCCGGTACCAATGATTATAAGTTCAGcactgaaaataaaaataagtctAAGTATGGGATGGAATCAGAGTATATACAAAACGAGTACTCTGGAATGGACCAGCAatcgcagcagcaacagcagcacggACCAAAAAGCCATCAGTCGATGCCCGCAAAACAGGACAAAACCGTCTATCCAATGTCTACTTACGACTCTCAAGTAAATTTTGATCTGCCCGAGGTTAGTACGCAAATGAAGTATTCTGTAGAGACTTACGCTAGTTCGAATTTCAAGTATCCCGACAAATCGCAGCAGcaaaatcagaacaagtatcagtCTTtggttcagggacagattccttcTCTTCAACACGATAGCGTCACCTATACCAACGACGGGAAACACGGGCAACAACAAAGCGCTACAAAGTCTAAAGGAAACCAACAACAACACGCGATCAGAGCCCCCGTGAACTGGATGATGACGCCAGAGATTAAACACAACGCAAATATTGCCGACATCATTTTACCACCGATTGGCAAAGAGCTTGAATTTTGCCAGAACAATCTGTTTGCTCAGACTCCGTCGTACAATCAAGGGACACCGAATCAATTTTACAACAACTACGATGTGGCAGCGCACAGTTTCTCCAATTTACCAGTACTGCAAGGCGAACCAAAGAGAACTTCGGAGGTGTTTTACTCCGAAGAACAACCGTTCCCTTGGTCTCCGACAAAGACCGGCGTTCACGTGGAGCAAACTCAATCGGTTAAGAGTATAGATCAACATATCGTTCCTTCCAGTCTTCCAACTCTAGTCGGCGATTTGGATCTAGGTACCAATATACCTGAGAAACAGaacttcttatttggtcaagtaCCATCGAGAGTCCCGCCCGACCAGAGTAAGGATCCTACCAAAGATAAAGAAGGAAATGTCACGGGACGTGATTTCCATACCGTGTTGAATAACCAAACTGTTCAGCACCCAGGAGCTGGATCCTCGTTCCTCTCTGTGAGTCAACTAGTGGAACACGAGAAGGCTGAGAAGTCTCACCAACAACACCATCAGCAACATCATCACCATCATCATCACCATCACCATGCTCATCAGCAtcaacagcagcaacagcagcagcaacaacagcaggcTAGGAAACATCAAAGAAAAAGTAATACCAGTCCTAGAGGAAATAGTAAACGGCAGATGGACATTCGAAAACAAACCTCGAGCGGTAACGATCAGTTACATCAGAGGCACGAAGAGCAAAAATCTTCTGGTCACACCTTCTCTGAACAGAGCTAtcaacaacagcagcaacagcaacagcaacagcaacagcaacaaaaGTATCAGCAGAATAATGTACACTGGAGAAGCAGGAATTGCAAGAGCAACTATACCGCGGAAGCATTGATAGGAACCAATAGCAGCGTCCATGACACGAACCAAGACAAGCACGCATCCATAAAATTCACCACTAACTATCCACAGAACAAATTTCAAACCAGTCTGCCCACCGCAGATACAGTTATGCCGATCAATTACTTTTCAAATGCCGACGACGGAAGCGGTTATGGTCAGATGGTCAATCAAAACTTCAACTCGTACACGTACTCCTCGAACACAAATATCTATCCTACGTCGAACTTTATAACCAGCATATCGAACACTCCCACCAGTTACATGATGCCATTGCACGATAACACCGATTACATGGAAGCAAACGCTTTCCTTCTATCGAACGTGGCAACCTCCTCCACTGCTGCTTCATCGACCACATCCACCGTGACGACCTCAACTTCCAATGTAAATACCAACACGAAAAATCACCAGCACTACGGGAAACACCAAAACTGTGACAAAAGGACGTACTCCACAAACGCGAAAAAGGGGAAGAGAAAAGGTCTGGACGGGACTATGCAGAACTTGGAATTCCCTCTCTCTGGCGTCAATTCGCCGCTGGAAGATTATCATCATTCCGCCACGTTCTtaccaccgccgccgccgccgcatgCTAGCCCCCTATATCAAAACCATCCACAGGCAAACGTGTATACGAAAGCTGTGAACGGTTTACCACCGCCGCCTTCAGTGGCTGGTCCGCAAGGCGTACCAACCGTAGCCACGGCTGGTTTTCCGATGAATCCAAACATGCCAAGAGGAGGAATCGTTTCGAGCAACCCGATGACCATGAGTCATCATCCCTCGGGCACCAGTCTCACAAACTTCAATTTGAGCACTATATTCCCCGAGATGAACGACAAA ATAACTGGATATAAACCACCGAATGGTATACCACCGGGTTTGTCACAGCCACCAAACCAGTCTACAGCATATGTACAGAGAACTAATTACCCAACGAATCCCCTCTGCCATTTGCCACAG GTGTCGGAAGGAAGTCAATTTGTTAATAGTGttcctcctcctccccctccgCCACCGCCAGGAGTAATACAttacaaaaatgtataa